A DNA window from Nitrospirota bacterium contains the following coding sequences:
- a CDS encoding DUF507 family protein, protein MMLSDEKVTHMSHVILQELLEKDIVDITEDESVVRRAIKRAIQMQMHIGEEMDAAVRRKIASLSRHVPEGSPEWETLYQKYFREEQVRHGLPVE, encoded by the coding sequence ATGATGCTCTCGGACGAGAAGGTCACCCACATGAGCCACGTCATCCTCCAGGAGCTCCTCGAAAAGGACATCGTCGACATCACCGAGGACGAGAGCGTGGTCAGGCGGGCCATCAAGCGGGCCATCCAGATGCAGATGCACATCGGCGAGGAGATGGACGCCGCCGTCCGGAGGAAGATAGCCTCCCTCTCCCGCCACGTCCCGGAGGGAAGCCCCGAGTGGGAGACCCTCTACCAGAAGTACTTCCGCGAAGAGCAGGTCAGGCACGGCCTGCCGGTAGAGTAA